One stretch of Ficedula albicollis isolate OC2 chromosome 7, FicAlb1.5, whole genome shotgun sequence DNA includes these proteins:
- the TTLL4 gene encoding tubulin polyglutamylase TTLL4, which yields MTVLVPHMLWLYMASAGPDHANLGPKQQKNIGLESDTLSAERPKPCWAWCLTQQQAKPVWNLEERCESAFQDRILFPSGIPLQQSCLLCSPSLCHAQPTEDSLQSPPNTDSVTRRVMSSMLMKPCLLAEERSGAGVKGSALSSGQQAASSSRPVLSNNSFLWPSSAKVPCLQSLKMKKVENTRSFLAVSWSHCGDNRDSFPSSLINRAVTNSSIVSEQNTIPSLTPVPSSAILRKEQCSLDDTKGRLHSSKEKELEKSLLKAVQQLPSQAVTHRGFGCQVESSGLMNVSSLSNRNSRRRQHAGVQIIRKETMAPLNLELGSHRLSSNSSLTGTWDAAARAERIGDRPLASRAGAPDCSTGCRPEGVLSPLCAGNRLARTEPLHFTAVSEVAAQVSTIQLEKEEKQAQPVVPGRLNATAKKSLLELSHPQDEAEEELPDGLDESCSQEEYEDSDSDASSDADVSPGSRSCIECLAQPAEAQDKVLKPALVCSLFPNVPPTIYFSTRDETVEKLPWEQRKLLRWKMCRVTPNIVKQTIGRSHFRVSKKSNDWLGCWGHHMKSPGFKAIREHQKLNHFPGSFQIGRKDRLWRNLVKMQARCGKKEFNFFPQSFILPQDIKLLRKAWEEGASRQKWIVKPPASARGIGIQVIHKWSQLPKRRPLLVQRYLHKPYLIGGKKFDLRIYVYVTCYDPLRVYLFKDGLVRFASCKYSSSMESLSNKFMHLTNYSVNKKNTEYKSNSDETACQGHKWALKALWSYLTQKGVNSEAIWEKIKDIVIKTIIASEPYVNSLVKMYVRRPYCCHELFGFDIMLDENLKPWILEVNISPSLHSNSPLDVSIKGQMIRDLLNLAGFVLPSTDSMASRTQTRSGSICSLGSALKEKPRPLSEHLKAEKMKKAYYLMQKIPDQDFYSSVLDILTPDDVRILVETEDEYSRRGQFERVFPSHISMRYLRFFEQPRYFNILVTQWELKYYLNRHKGLELLKNWCVKGYHTGAGTDLAQMWSLPKSLFLQKSSIQSNGFSKLELGRLGTCLPSAGEDLTRCLEPSPTQSLPLNKCTGGANQRPAGCLSDTALVM from the exons ATGACTGTGCTTGTGCCTCACATGCTATGGCTCTACATGGCGTCTGCAGGACCAGACCATGCTAATCTGGGCCCCAAACAGCAGAAGAACATTGGGCTGGAGTCAGACACCCTTTCAGCAGAAAGACCTAAGCCGTGCTGGGCCTGGTGTCTCACTCAGCAGCAGGCAAAACCTGTGTGGAATTTAGAGGAGAGATGTGAGAGTGCTTTCCAGGATCGCATCCTGTTCCCCTCAGGGATCCCTCTGCAGCAATCCTGCCTCTTGTGCTCACCGTCACTATGCCATGCACAGCCCACTGAAGACAGCCTCCAAAGCCCTCCAAACACTGACTCTGTCACGAGAAGGGTGATGTCTTCCATGCTGATGAAACcctgcctgctggcagaggagcgCTCTGGAGCTGGGGTCAAAGGCTCTGCCCTCAGCTCAGGTCAGcaggctgccagctcctctAGACCAGTGCTCAGTAACAACTCCTTCCTATGGCCAAGCAGTGCTAAAGTGCCTTGTCTGCAGTCACTCAAGATGAAAAAGGTGGAAAACACCCGGagttttcttgctgtttcaTGGTCCCACTGCGGAGACAATAGAGACAGCTTCCCTAGCAGCCTGATCAACAGAGCAGTGACGAACAGCAGCATTGTGTCAGAGCAAAACACAATCCCCTCCCTTACCCCTGTGCCAAGCAGTGCGATCCTCAGGAAGGAGCAGTGCTCGTTGGACGACACTAAGGGGAGACTTCACAGctcaaaagagaaagaactgGAGAAGAGCCTCTTgaaggctgtgcagcagctacCTAGTCAGGCTGTCACACACAGAGGCTTTGGGTGCCAAGTTGAAAGTTCTGGCCTTATGAATGTGAGTAGCCTGTCCAACCGgaacagcaggaggaggcagcatgCCGGAGTGCAGATAATCCGGAAGGAAACCATGGCTCCCCTgaacctggagctggggagcCATCGCCTTAGCAGTAACTCGAGCCTTACGGGCACCTGGGACGCCGCTGCCCGCGCTGAGCGGATCGGTGACCGTCCCTTAGCCTCGCGTGCCGGCGCTCCCGACTGCAGCACCGGCTGCCGTCCCGAGGGCGTGCTGAGCCCTCTGTGTGCGGGGAACCGCCTGGCCAGAACAGAGCCTCTGCACTTCACTGCCGTCTCTGAGGTGGCAGCACAAGTGTCCACCATCCagctggagaaagaggagaaacagGCCCAGCCTGTGGTCCCAGGAAGGCTTAA TGCTACTGCTAAGAAgtcactgctggagctgagccatCCCCAGGATGAAGCAGAGGAAGAACTTCCTGATGGCCTGGATGAGAGCTGCAGTCAGGAGGAGTATGAGGACA GTGACTCGGATGCTTCCTCTGATGCTGATGTGTCTCCTGGATCCAG GAGTTGCATCGAGTGCCTGGCTCAACCTGCTGAAGCTCAAGACAAAGTGCTCAAACCAGCTCTTGTGTGCAGTTTATTCCCTAATGTGCCTCCAACAATCTACTTCAGTACTCGGGATGAGACAG TGGAAAAGCTGCCTTGGGAGCAGAGGAAGCTGCTGCGATGGAAAATGTGCAGAGTCACGCCTAACATAGTGAAGCAAACCATTGGCAGGTCCCACTTCAGAGTGAGCAAAA aaagcaaTGACTGGCTGGGTTGCTGGGGCCACCACATGAAATCCCCTGGCTTCAAAGCCATCAGGGAGCACCAAAAG CTAAACCACTTCCCCGGTTCATTTCAAATTGGAAGGAAGGACCGCCTGTGGCGCAACCTGGTGAAGATGCAGGCTCGCTGTGGGAAAAAGGAGTTTAATTTCTTCCCTCAATCCTTCATCCTGCCCCAGGACATCAAATTACTCAGGAAAGCATGGGAGGAAGGAGCTAGCCGACAGAAATGGATTGTGAAACCA cCAGCATCAGCAAGAGGCATTGGTATTCAGGTCATCCACAAATGGAGCCAGCTCCCCAAAAGGAGACCACTGCTAGTACAGAG ATACCTGCACAAACCCTACCTCATTGGCGGGAAGAAGTTTGACCTGAGGATCTATGTTTACGTCACTTGCTATGATCCCCTCAGGGTCTACCTGTTCAAGGATGGATTGGTTCGCTTTGCTAGCTGCAA GTACTCCTCCTCAATGGAGAGCCTCAGCAACAAGTTCATGCACTTGACCAACTACAGTGTGAACAAGAAGAACACGGAGTACAAATCCAACTCGGATGAGACTGCTTGTCAGGGACACAAATG GGCACTCAAAGCTCTCTGGAGTTACCTGACCCAGAAAGGAGTTAATAGTGAGGCCATCTGGGAGAAGATTAAGGACATCGTTATCAAAACCATCATTGC TTCTGAGCCCTACGTGAACAGCCTGGTGAAGATGTACGTGCGCCGGCCGTATTGTTGCCATGAGCTGTTTGGGTTTGATATCATGCTGGATGAAAACCTCAAGCCCTGGATCTTAGAAGTCAACATTTCCCCAAG cctccactCCAACTCCCCACTGGATGTGAGCATCAAGGGCCAGATGATTCGGGACCTCCTCAACCTCGCTGGCTTTGTTCTGCCCAGCACGGACAGTATGGCCTCAAGGACACAGACAAGAAGTGGCTCTATCTGCAG TCTGGGCAGTGCTTTGAAGGAGAAGCCCAGGCCATTATCTGAGCATTTGAAAGCAGAGAAGATGAAGAAGGCCTATTACTTGATGCAGAAGATACCTGACCAG gatttttattcttctgtcttGGACATCCTGACTCCAGATGACGTTCGCATCCTGGTGGAGACAGAGGATGAGTATTCCCGGCGCGGGCAGTTTGAGCGGGTGTTCCCCAGCCACATCTCCATGCGGTACCTGCGCTTCTTCGAGCAGCCTCGTTACTTTAACATCCTGGTCACCCAGTGGGAGCTCAAATACTACTTGAATAGGCACAAAG GTCTGGAGCTACTGAAGAACTGGTGTGTCAAAGGTTACCACACTGGGGCAGGGACGGATTTGGCCCAGATG TGGTCATTGCCAAAGTCGTTGTTTCTCCAGAAGAGTAGCATTCAGTCAAACGGCTTCAGCAAACTGGAACTGGGCAGACTGGG CACATGCCTCCCTTCAGCTGGTGAGGATCTCACAAGATGCCTGGAGCCCAGCCCTACTCAGAGCTTACCTCTCAACAAGTGCACTGGTGGAGCCAACCAGAGACCTGCTGGCTGCCTCTCTGACACTGCCCTGGTGATGTGA